From the Solea senegalensis isolate Sse05_10M linkage group LG16, IFAPA_SoseM_1, whole genome shotgun sequence genome, one window contains:
- the LOC122782692 gene encoding vacuolar protein 8-like — MCRCSVTDRTGAAAALLRDAVMASSLCANCSRLLREFAANLRNICRKFEQKVRDIFRELCECTCLRITPERSILRRRTQVSQSLHLLYEDDSRLLSQDGLRAVGRLSASENTDLQMTAAVYYLHVSHRLKSHLPDDYMEPVMALLLSTDLNVQKTISLALVNLLAKNNVCKDLVIDMGMLVPILELFQSGDAAAQCHSCACVAMLASSESNRDVIMVDGIIPLLALAKSYEPQLQLNATWALLHLTQSDWSARLLCEAGAIPVLVLLLQSSDSEVQFCSCSALRNIADVQEHHPRLLSIGGHYLLKSLLTLMSSSVQKNSAQACRCLQALSKNVVIQEQLMELDCVLPLKTLLKTSTAAFTEPAVTLLSALSAHPPNNDVLVGEGLLDEIGQLLHHQRSSTAIITHSCVIITNLCSSCVGQQAVMESRCLSGLLQALRSPALSDDTMLHLASCLHHLMTWDLLRSKLSTAITAEQVSGLVKLSGQIKNPPLSFNCAAIVSKLQMTDEIAGMLRPHYVTMSQYLLLFLKKEDVKFQQLGIVTIFTLKTDGDFSSLLVDSELELQLRKMHLQTEETRRLLQMIHPL; from the exons ATGTGCAGGTGTTCGGTGACAGACAGGACAGGTGCCGCAGCCGCGCTTCTTCGTGATGCAGTCATGGCTTCCAGCCTTTGTGCGAATTGCTCACGTCTCCTCAGGGAATTCGCTGCTAATTTGAGGAACATTTGCAGAAAGTTTGAGCAGAAAGTGAGGGACATTTTCAGGGAGCTGTGTGAGTGCACGTGTCTCAGGATTACACCCGAGAGGAGTAtactgaggaggaggacacaggtGTCCCAGTCACTGCACCTCCTGTATG AGGATGACAGCAGACTCCTCAGTCAGGACGGTCTACGAGCAGTGGGCAGACTCTCCGCCTCAGAAAACACCGATCTGCAGATGACAGCTGCTGTGTATTATTTACACGTCAGTCATCGCT tgaaaTCTCACTTACCCGATGACTACATGGAACCCGTCATGGCTTTACTTTTATCAACAGACCTGAATgtgcagaagaccatctctcTGGCTTTGGTCAATCTGTTGGCAAAGAATAATG tGTGTAAAGACTTGGTGATTGACATGGGGATGCTGGTGCCCATACTGGAGTTGTTCCAGTCGGGTGATGCAGCTGCTCAGTGTCACTCGTGTGCCTGTGTCGCCATGCTGGCCTCCTCAG AATCAAACAGAGACGTTATCATGGTGGATGGAATCATTCCACTGTTGGCTTTGGCAAAATCGTACGAGCCACAACTGCAACTGAACGCGACCTGGGCTCTGCTTCACCTCACACAGTCAG ATTGGTCAGCGAGGCTGTTGTGTGAAGCAGGAGCGATCCCCGTCTTGGTTCTTCTGCTGCAGTCCTCGGATTCAGAGGTTCAGTTTtgcagctgctctgctctgcgcAACATCGCCGACGTCCAGGAGCATCACCCCAGGCTGCTTAGCATCGGGGGACATTATTTGTTAAAGTCTCTTTTGACTCTCATGTCTTCCTCTGTGCAGAAG aattcaGCTCAAGCCTGCAGATGCCTACAAGCGCTCTCAAAGAAtg TTGTGATCCAGGAGCAGCTGATGGAGCTCGACTGTGTCCTACCCCTGAAGACACTCCTGAAAACCAGCACTGCTGCATTTACAGAGCCAGCTGTAACGCTCCTCTCTGCACTGTCAGCACATCCGCCAAATAAT GATGTCCTTGTGGGTGAAGGACTGTTGGATGAAATCGGTCAGCTGCTTCATCATCAGAGGTCCAGCACCGCTATCATCACCCACAGCTGTGTGATCATCACTAACctgtgcagctcctgtgttgGCCAGCAG GCCGTGATGGAAAGTCGGTGTTTATCGGGACTCCTCCAGGCCCTTCGGTCTCCTGCTCTGTCAGATGACACCATGCTGCATTTGGCTTCATGCTTACATCACCTAATGACCTGGG ATCTCCTGAGGTCTAAACTGTCGACAGCAATAACTGCAGAACAAGTTTCAGGACTGGTGAAGCTGTCTGGACAAATTAAAAATCCTCCGTTATCCTTTAACTGTGCAGCCATCGTGAGCAAACTACAAATGACTG ATGAGATTGCGGGGATGCTGAGACCTCACTACGTTACCATGTCCCAGtatctgctgctgttcctgaaAAAGGAGGATGTTAAATTCCAGCAGCTCGGTATAGTTACAATATTTACCCTCAAAACag ATGGAGACTTTTCCTCTCTGCTGGTGGACAGtgagctggagctgcagctcaGGAAGATGCATTTACAGACAGAGGAAACACGGCGGCTGCTGCAAATGATTCATCCTCTGTAA